A DNA window from Daucus carota subsp. sativus chromosome 3, DH1 v3.0, whole genome shotgun sequence contains the following coding sequences:
- the LOC108212670 gene encoding UDP-galactose transporter 1, which translates to LLMEWSSIRSVLSILQWWGFNVTVIIMNKWIFQKLDFKFPLSVSCIHFICSAFGAYMVIKVLRLKPLVIVDPEDVWRRVFPMSFIFCINIVLGNVSLRYIPVSFMQTIKSFTPATTVILQWLVWRKYFDWRIWASLIPIVGGILVTSVTELSFNVLGFCAALFGCIATSTKTILAESLLHGYKFDSINTVYYMAPFATMILAIPALILEGAGVLEWITTCPTLLHSLIIIISSGIMAFCLNFSIFYVIHSTTAVTFNVAGNLKVAVAVTFSWLIFRNPISLMNAIGCTITLVGCTFYGYVRQLISQAGSPRTPRSPQTRSDIIPLVKEKLDTKVASN; encoded by the exons TTATTGATGGAGTGGAGTTCTATTCGATCAGTTCTTTCTATCTTGCAATGGTGGGGTTTCAATGTCACTGTCATTATTATGAACAAATGGATCTTTCAG AAACTAGACTTCAAGTTTCCTTTGTCAGTTTCATGTATACACTTCATATGTTCTGCTTTTGGTGCCTACATGGTCATCAAAGTCTTAAGACTGAAGCCGCTTGTAATAGTTGACCCTGAAGATGTCTGGAGACGGGTGTTCCCAATGTcctttattttttgtattaacatAGTATTAGGGAATGTAAGCTTGCGGTATATTCCTGTTTCATTTATGCAAACCATCAAGTCATTTACTCCGGCGACTACAG TAATTTTACAGTGGCTAGTCTGGAGAAAGTACTTTGATTGGAGAATTTGGGCTTCACTTATTCCTATTGTTGGAGGAATTCTTGTCACTTCTGTTACCGAACTTAGCTTTAATGTACTTGGATTTTGTGCAGCCTTGTTTGGCTGTATTGCTACTTCAACTAAAACTATCCTAGCTGAATCATTGCTACATGGCTACAAGTTTGATAG CATAAATACGGTGTACTACATGGCACCTTTTGCAACAATGATCTTGGCGATACCAGCATTAATACTTGAAGGAGCCGGGGTCTTGGAATGGATCACTACATGCCCAACACTTCTACATTCTCTCATAATTATTATAAGCTCTGGCATAATGGCATTTTGTCTAAACTTCTCCATCTTTTACGTTATTCATTCAACAACAGCAGTGACATTTAATGTAGCTGGAAATCTTAAG GTTGCAGTCGCTGTAACATTCTCATGGCTCATATTCCGTAACCCCATTTCGCTTATGAATGCCATTGGTTGTACAATAACACTTGTAGGATGTACATTTTACGGATATGTGAGGCAGTTAATCAGCCAAGCAGGAAGTCCTCGTACTCCTCGCTCTCCACAAACTCGATCAGACATTATCCCTCTTGTAAAAGAGAAGTTAGATACCAAGGTTGCATCTAATTAG
- the LOC108214889 gene encoding serine/threonine-protein phosphatase 7 long form homolog, whose product MEDMNPGPRDPSVLHLQPSHRSTEIWIAGGGDPQRCRRRNPNQEKFPRLHPRMIPLLLRTGFYGIARVTSLQLDWNLISALVERWRPETHTFHLPIGECTITLQDVAILLGLPVDGEPVVGVSQAEGGSWSDIVGHVFGQSPPPNRFNGARLQLSWFQSIFPKLADDASEEELIRYTQSYLLQLIAGTMFTDHSGGLVHCMWVPFIQDLEVCGRYAWGAAVLAYLYRELCKATKIDTEEIAGCLILLQLWAWERLPTISPLRTNHSLIDEAFWAAHPKGPLGSRWLVRHAFSETTGRTVSLYRVALDELASSHFIWQPYNEKILSALPAYCFTGQDIWRYRGPLVCIFIVEPHMADRVLRQFGMIQTIPTDAQYSHEMHQITLKGKAECNWIQKHQASITIWMSRLDNLAGGVVGDGAVTEYNNWYTDRTRRFHSCIGGIHVYTGDLLRKIVSVARGEIPGDVTSIALEGWRHIQVQSHIGLFADFPLDDRREKEGEEGTQVVRTKRKKRARKGSNK is encoded by the exons ATGGAG GATATGAATCCGGGACCTAGAGATCCTAGTGTTCTGCATTTACAACCTAGTCACAGATCTACAGAGATTTGGATAGCAGGAGGTGGTGACCCTCAGAGATGTCGCCGTCGCAACCCGAATCAGGAAAAGTTTCCTCGATTACATCCTAGAATGATTCCTTTGCTGCTACGAACGGGATTTTATGGCATAGCTAGGGTGACGTCCCTTCAGCTTGATTGGAATCTGATTAGCGCTTTGGTGGAGAGATGGAGACCTGAGACTCACACATTCCATCTCCCAATTGGAGAGTGTACAATTACACTTCAGGATGTAGCGATACTTCTGGGTTTGCCTGTTGACGGGGAGCCAGTTGTCGGTGTAAGCCAAGCTGAGGGTGGGTCATGGAGCGACATCGTTGGGCATGTGTTTGGGCAGTCACCTCCCCCCAACCGATTTAATGGAGCCAGACTTCAGTTGAGTTGGTTTCAGTCTATTTTCCCGAAATTAGCAGATGATGCATCTGAGGAGGAGTTGATACGTTACACACAGTCCTACTTGCTACAGTTGATTGCAGGGACAATGTTTACTGATCATTCGGGGGGGCTTGTACATTGCATGTGGGTACCTTTTATCCAAGATTTGGAGGTTTGCGGAAGATATGCTTGGGGTGCAGCTGTGCTTGCATATTTGTATAGGGAGCTATGCAAAGCTACCAAGATAGATACAGAAGAGATTGCTGGTTGTCTCATATTGTTGCAGTTGTGGGCATGGGAGAGATTACCAACTATTTCCCCATTGCGCACCAATCATTCCTTAATTGATGAGGCATTCTGGGCTGCACATCCAAAAGGGCCACTTGGGTCGag gTGGCTTGTTCGTCATGCATTTTCTGAGACGACTGGTCGTACTGTTTCACTTTATCGAGTAGCTTTGGATGAGCTTGCATCCTCTCACTTCATATGGCAGCCGTATAATGAAAAAATATTGAGTGCATTACCTGCATATTGTTTTACTGGTCAGGATATCTGGCGCTACCGCGGTCCTCTAGTTTGCATATTTATTGTGGAACCGCACATGGCTGATAGAGTATTGAGACAGTTTGGAATGATCCAGACCATACCAACTGATGCTCAATATTCACATGAGATGCATCAGATAACATTGAAAGGCAAAGCCGAGTGTAATTGGATTCAAAAGCACCAGGCAAGTATTACTATCTGGATGTCTCGTTTGGATAACCTGGCTGGAGGAGTTGTTGGTGATGGTGCAGTTACCGAGTATAATAATTGGTACACTGATAGGACTCGCAGATTCCATTCCTGCATTGGTGGTATTCATGTATACACG GGGGATTTGCTGAGAAAAATAGTCAGTGTTGCTAGGGGTGAGATACCTGGGGATGTGACTTCTATAGCCCTAGAAGGTTGGCGCCACATTCAGGTGCAGTCTCATATAGGGTTATTTGCGGATTTTCCCTTGGATGACCGTCGGGAGAAAGAGGGGGAAGAGGGCACACAGGTGGTTCGAACAAAACGAAAGAAAAGGGCACGGAAGGGCTCTAACAAATAA
- the LOC108213758 gene encoding ABC transporter G family member STR, translating into MAKFVRTNTKSLESLLDMDQSKVKKNLVRNKTRKLVAGQGLEFNNLSYSVIKKVKKDGVWINKESFLLNDISGQALRGEVMAIMGPSGAGKSTFLDALAGRIHQGSLEGSVRIEGRPVSTSYMKMISSYVMQDDQLFAMLTVYETFMFAAEVRLPPSISRSEKKTRVYELLDQLGLTSSAHTYIGDEGRRGVSGGERRRVSIGIDIIHKPSLLFLDEPTSGLDSTSAFSVVEKVKDIARSGSIVLMTIHQPSFRIQMLLDRITVLARGRLIYMGIPTALPAHLSGFGRPIPESENSLEYLLDVIKEYDESTVGLDPLVLYQCDGIKPDQEAQTPVQRTPKTPKTPRGKTSGPKHISLRSHQFTAGKSTTRTESGRAFNYDDDDDDDDDDFDNSLERSKTVKTPMHMQSSGVYNPRLASQFYSDFSVWIYHGVKGTPHRQPSWTPARTPGRTPGITPVSGARSRFSTPQQSRPQSQVPVVFSPSTAEPYSVSYEQFEMQVLDEPANHGPKFANPWLREVAVLSWRTALNVVRTPELFLSREIVLAVMGLVLASLFKNLHDLDFKTINRLLNFYIFAVCLVFFSSNDAVPTFIQERFIFIRETSHNSYRASSYVISSLVVYLPFFAIQAFTFAAITQFILDLRSNLLRFWIILFSSLITTNAYVMLVSALVPSYITGYAVVIATTALFFLTCGFFLKVTHIPIYWRWLHYISAITYPFEALLINEFKNEKCYNGDAGDLSPGPLGQVNISSAHTASGIFQNCTLIGEDVLFSMGITKENIWYDIGILLAWGVLYRLLFYVVLRFYSKNVRK; encoded by the exons ATGGCGAAATTTGTCAGGACAAACACCAAGAGCCTGGAGAGTCTGCTAGACATGGACCAGTCAAAGGTGAAGAAAAATTTAGTCAGAAACAAGACTCGAAAGTTGGTAGCTGGGCAAGGGCTTGAGTTCAACAACCTATCTTATAGTGTAATCAAGAAGGTTAAGAAGGATGGTGTGTGGATCAACAAAGAATCGTTCCTTCTGAACGATATCTCTGGACAGGCCTTGAGAGGGGAAGTCATGGCCATTATGGGGCCTAGTGGAGCTGGGAAATCAACTTTTCTTGATGCTTTGGCTGGGAGGATTCATCAGGGGAGCCTCGAGGGATCTGTCAGAATTGAGGGCAGACCG GTATCGACGAGCTACATGAAGATGATTTCGTCCTATGTCATGCAAGATGACCAGCTCTTTGCAATGCTGACGGTTTATGAGACATTCATGTTTGCGGCTGAGGTCAGGCTTCCCCCTTCCATTTCGAGGTCTGAGAAGAAGACAAGAGTCTATGAGCTTCTTGACCAACTTGGTTTAACG AGTTCAGCACATACCTACATTGGTGATGAAGGGAGAAGAGGAGTGTCAGGTGGTGAGCGACGTAGGGTCTCCATAGGAATCGACATAATCCACAAACCATCTTTGCTGTTCCTGGATGAACCAACTTCTGGTCTTGATTCCACGAGTGCTTTCAGCGTTGTAGAGAAAGTGAAGGACATTGCTAGAAGTGGTAGCATCGTCCTAATGACAATCCACCAGCCTTCTTTCAGGATTCAAATGCTTTTGGACCGCATCACTGTCCTGGCTAG GGGAAGGCTTATATATATGGGAATCCCAACGGCTCTTCCTGCTCATCTCTCGGGATTTGGAAGGCCAATTCCAGAAAGTGAGAACAGCTTAGAGTACCTCCTTGATGTGATAAAAGAATATGATGAATCAACTGTAGGGCTTGATCCACTTGTTTTATACCAATGTGATGGTATTAAACCTGATCAAGAGGCACAAACTCCGGTTCAGAGGACACCAAAGACACCTAAAACACCACGAGGGAAGACCTCCGGCCCCAAACACATCAGCCTCCGTAGCCATCAATTTACAGCTGGAAAATCGACAACTAGAACAGAATCTGGGAGAGCATTTAACTATGATGATGACGACGACgacgatgatgatgattttgacAATTCCCTGGAACGTAGTAAAACTGTCAAAACACCAATGCATATGCAGAGTAGTGGCGTCTATAATCCACGCTTAGCCTCTCAATTCTACTCAGACTTCTCAGTCTGGATCTACCATGGAGTAAAGGGAACCCCTCATCGTCAGCCATCATGGACCCCAGCAAGAACTCCCGGACGAACACCTGGAATAACACCTGTTTCTGGTGCAAGAAGCCGATTTTCAACGCCTCAACAAAGTCGTCCCCAATCACAGGTCCCAGTAGTTTTCAGCCCATCAACAGCAGAGCCTTACTCAGTTTCTTATGAGCAGTTTGAGATGCAAGTGCTTGATGAACCAGCAAATCATGGGCCTAAGTTTGCCAATCCATGGCTCCGTGAAGTAGCAGTCCTCTCATGGCGCACAGCACTCAACGTGGTCCGAACTCCTGAACTTTTTCTCTCCCGGGAGATTGTTCTGGCTGTCATGGGCCTTGTTCTCGCCTCCTTATTCAAAAACTTGCATGATCTCGACTTCAAAACCATCAATCGCCTTCTTAACTTCTACATCTTTGCAGTTTGCCTAGTATTCTTTTCCTCTAATGATGCAGTCCCTACTTTTATACAAGAAAGATTCATCTTTATCCGCGAAACCTCCCATAATTCTTATCGAGCTTCTTCTTATGTCATCTCTTCCCTCGTTGTTTACCTCCCATTTTTTGCTATTCAGGCCTTTACATTTGCAGCAATCACCCAGTTCATACTTGATCTCCGCAGCAATCTTCTCAGATTCTGGATCATTCTTTTCTCGTCCCTCATCACGACCAATGCATATGTGATGCTAGTTAGCGCTCTTGTTCCAAGTTACATCACTGGATATGCCGTTGTCATTGCCACCACTGCTCTCTTTTTCTTGACTTGCGGGTTTTTCTTGAAGGTGACTCACATTCCCATCTACTGGAGGTGGCTGCATTACATTTCTGCAATCACATATCCATTTGAGGCGTTACTCATAAACgaattcaaaaatgaaaaatgttacaatggTGATGCTGGAGATCTCTCACCTGGTCCTCTAGGCCAAGTGAATATCAGCTCAGCGCACACCGCCTCTGGAATTTTTCAGAACTGTACACTGATAGGAGAAGATGTTCTCTTCTCCATGGGTATCACAAAAGAGAACATCTGGTATGATATTGGCATTTTGCTGGCTTGGGGTGTACTTTATCGCCTCCTTTTTTATGTTGTTCTCAGGTTCTACTCCAAGAATGTTAGAAAATGA
- the LOC108213367 gene encoding uncharacterized protein LOC108213367, whose translation MECNRDEAERAKQIAEKKFLAKDVAGAKKFASKAWSLYPCIDGISQLLATIDVFVYADNKINGEIDWYGVLGVNPLDDEDVIRKKYRKLVLMLHPDKNKANGANEAFLLVSQAWDLLSDKTRRSAYDSLTSPHRFQHNVQPQCNGSATPAAEQNGFHSSAEWFSDVKVPNWNSGPVHSDFHKKKTASHDSPKPPNFHSSGEWFSDVKVPNWNSGSVHSDFHKKKTASHDPPKPPNVPPASKKEKSAVPPSSHKQKPANASDPPAREYKPKTVPPSFHKHNRRTAPPASSYKEKTSTFPPSPKHKSSKMPGSYHEQKPQKVPVAPQKPNHGPHPPQERKNTASCLSTCHGCKNQYYCPRIYINQDLLCRDCFNEVFHGRKPC comes from the coding sequence ATGGAGTGCAATAGAGATGAAGCTGAAAGGGCTAAACAAATTGCGGAGAAGAAGTTTCTGGCAAAAGATGTGGCGGGGGCTAAAAAATTTGCAAGCAAGGCTTGGAGTCTGTATCCCTGTATTGATGGGATTTCCCAGTTGTTGGCAACAATTGATGTGTTTGTTTATGCAGATAACAAAATTAATGGGGAAATAGATTGGTATGGGGTACTTGGTGTGAATCCACTGGATGACGAAGATGTTATAAGGAAGAAGTACAGGAAGCTGGTTCTCATGCTCCATCCTGATAAAAACAAAGCAAATGGAGCTAATGAGGCATTTCTTCTTGTATCCCAGGCTTGGGATTTGTTATCTGATAAAACGAGAAGGTCAGCTTACGACAGTCTCACTAGTCCTCACAGATTCCAGCATAATGTTCAACCTCAGTGTAATGGTTCAGCGACACCAGCAGCAGAGCAGAATGGTTTTCACAGTTCTGCAGAATGGTTTTCAGATGTAAAAGTTCCAAACTGGAACAGTGGTCCTGTTCATTCGGattttcataaaaagaaaactgCTTCTCATGATTCTCCAAAACCACCTAATTTTCACAGTTCTGGAGAATGGTTTTCAGATGTAAAAGTTCCAAACTGGAACAGTGGTTCTGTTCATTCGGattttcataaaaagaaaacgGCTTCTCATGATCCTCCAAAACCACCTAATGTTCCCCCGGCTTCTAAGAAAGAAAAAAGTGCAGTTCCCCCTTCATCTCACAAACAAAAACCAGCTAATGCCTCTGATCCTCCAGCTCGTGAATATAAACCTAAAACAGTACCTCCCTCATTCCATAAACATAATCGACGTACTGCTCCTCCTGCTTCTTCCTACAAAGAGAAAACATCCACCTTTCCTCCATCTCCTAAGCATAAATCAAGTAAAATGCCTGGCTCGTATCATGAACAGAAGCCACAAAAGGTTCCTGTCGCCCCTCAGAAACCAAACCACGGGCCTCATCCACCTCAAGAGCGAAAAAACACTGCAAGTTGCTTGTCTACGTGTCATGGATGCAAGAATCAATATTACTGTCCAAGAATATATATCAATCAGGATTTGCTCTGCCGTGATTGCTTTAATGAAGTCTTCCATGGAAGAAAACCTTGTTAA
- the LOC108215156 gene encoding phenylalanine--tRNA ligase beta subunit, cytoplasmic, with amino-acid sequence MPTVSVGRDLLFKALGRPYTEEEFDNLCFQFGIELDDVTTEKAIIRKEKHIDDQVADNDEEVIYKIEIPANRYDLLCLEGIVQSLRIFTGLDPIPVYRVREPIRKESMLKMHVKPKTAEIRPYIVCAVLRGITFDEARYNSFIDLQDRLHQNICRRRTLVAIGTHDLDTIEGPFTYEALSPTDINFVPLKQERSFRADELMKFYESDLKLKKFLHIIAESPVFPVIYDRKRTVLSLPPIINGAHSAITLKTKNVFIECTATDLTKAKIVLNTMVTMFSLYCDNKFEAEPVEVIYPDGKSHIYPDLSSYNMEVPLSYITGLLGVSLEAGKVAGLLNKMQLHAEPHALPNGDHTFNVSVPPTRSDVLHPCDVAEDVAIAYGFNEIPTRKLPSLKPLALNQFSDLIRTEIAMSGYTEVLTFILCSYKENFAMLNRKDDKSKAVEIGNPRSSDFEAVRTTLMPGLLKIVGQNKDHPKPIKIFEVGDIAVLDESKDVGATNRRQLAALYCGATSGFELIHGLLDRVMEVTGTSFVKSKDTTGYYIECSSEPEFLPGRQASIIYKGKHIGNFGIVHPEVLRNFDIPDTCSFLELSIEHFL; translated from the exons ATGCCGACTGTGAGCGTTGGAAGAGACCTCTTATTCAAAGCTCTCGGACGACCTTACA cTGAAGAAGAGTTTGATAATTTGTGCTTCCAGTTCGGTATAGAGCTCGATGACGTG ACAACCGAGAAGGCGATAATTAGAAAAGAAAAGCATATAGATGACCAAGTTGCGGATAATGATGAAGAGGTCATTTACAAAATTGAGATTCCGGCTAATAG atatgatttactttgtctTGAGGGAATTGTGCAATCTCTTCGGATATTTACTGGACTTGATCCGATACCTGTGTATAGGGTTCGTGAGCCTATACGTAAGGAATCTATGCTTAAGATGCATgtcaaaccaaag ACTGCTGAGATTCGCCCGTATATTGTTTGTGCTGTTTTGAGAGGTATAACATTTGATGAAGCAAGATATAATAGCTTTATCGATCTTCAAGACAGGCTTCACCAGAACATTTGCCG GCGGAGAACCCTGGTTGCTATTGGGACACATGACTTGGATACGATAGAAGGGCCTTTCACATATGAG GCTTTATCACCTACAGATATAAACTTTGTCCCACTGAAACAg GAGAGAAGCTTCAGAGCGGATGAGCTGATGAAGTTTTACGAA TcagatttgaagttgaaaaaattcTTGCATATAATTGCAGAATCACCAGTGTTCCCTGTCATTTATGACCGCAAGAG AACTGTGCTATCTTTGCCGCCAATTATAAATGGTGCACATTCGGCCATTACCTTAAAGACCAAGAATGTGTTCATTGAATGCACAGCCACTGATTTGACGAAAGCCAAAATCGTTCTGAACACAATG GTGACCATGTTTTCTCTGTACTGTGATAACAAGTTTGAGGCTGAACCAGTTGAAGTAATATACCCTGATGGAAAATCACATATTTATCCTGATCTTTCATCTTACAATATGGAAGTGCCGCTATCGTACATTACTGGCTTATTAGGAGTCTCGTTGGAAGCCGGCAAG GTTGCtggtttattaaataaaatgcaGTTACATGCTGAGCCCCATGCCTTGCCAAATGGTGATCACACGTTCAATGTATCAGTTCCGCCTACAAGGAGTGATGTGCTTCATCCCTGTGATGTTGCGGAG GATGTTGCCATAGCTTATGGTTTCAATGAAATTCCCACACGGAAGCTTCCATCTTTGAAGCCTTTGGCTCTGAATCAGTTTAGTGACCTTATTAGAACGGAG ATTGCGATGAGTGGTTATACAGAGGTATTGACATTTATATTGTGTTCTTACAAAGAGAATTTTGCAATGCTAAACCGTAAAGATGATAAATCGAAGGCAGTGGAAATTGGGAATCCCCGATCTTCTGATTTCGAG GCTGTTCGAACTACTCTGATGCCTGGCTTATTGAAAATTGTTGGACAAAACAAAGACCATCCTAAGCCTATAAAG ATATTCGAAGTGGGTGATATAGCAGTTCTGGATGAATCAAAGGATGTTGGTGCCACAAATCGTCGTCAACTGGCAGCTCTATATTGTGGTGCCACCTCAGGATTTGAG CTAATTCATGGCCTACTGGATAGAGTTATGGAAGTAACTGGAACGTCATTCGTGAAATCTAAGGACACAACCGGCTATTATATAGAATGCTCATCT GAACCTGAATTTTTACCTGGTAGACAAGCAAGTATCATCTACAAAGGGAAGCATATTGGTAATTTCGGCATTGTTCACCCAGAG GTCTTGCGCAATTTTGATATCCCTGATACATGCTCCTTCTTGGAACTTAGTATAGAGCACTTCTTGTAG
- the LOC108210505 gene encoding probable inactive receptor kinase At1g48480, giving the protein MQLLFVTHIFLVSLSTLTVTSDLSTDRAALLALRSAVGGRTLLWNTTQLTPCQWTGVHCDQNHVVALRLPGVSLSGQLPVGVFGNLTKLKTISLRYNALTGELPEDLKECRVLRNVYLQGNGFSGELPEFLFGLGSVVRLNLGENNFSGEISDGFNRMTRLRTLYLERNMFSGSIPDLGKLRPHLEQFNVSFNRLNGSIPESLREMPLSSFLGNNLCGSPLKESCVGSKNGSNVDGALAGIVMGNDKKDDNGGLSGGAIAGIVIGSVFAVLLLLLVLFVFCRKKRSKKTSYGDVVTVKESREAVDVKNGETDGGKGDGASVAATSMSMGEVESGNGGKKLVFFENSVRKDKVFGLDDLLRASAEVLGKGTFGTAYKAVLEGGIVVTVKRLKDVIISEQEFKEKIEAIGAMDHENLVPLKAYYYSVDEKLLVYDYMSMGSLSASLHGNKGAGRTPLNWEFRSKIALGAARGIEYLHSQGPDISHGNIKSSNILITQSNDSCISDFGLARLVGASASPTRIAGYRAPEVTDSHKVSQKADVYSFGVLLLELLTGKAPTHTLLNEEGVDLPRWVQSTVREEWTAEIFDIELLRSQDSEEKMVQLLQLAIDCAAQFPDQRPTMSEVTKQIEALCQTQVLETQNPEP; this is encoded by the exons ATGCAACTCCTCTTCGTCACCCACATTTTTCTAGTCTCACTCTCAACGCTCACTGTTACTTCAGATCTTAGCACTGACAGAGCAGCTCTTCTGGCTCTGCGCTCAGCTGTTGGCGGCCGTACTCTACTCTGGAACACCACCCAGCTAACCCCATGTCAATGGACTGGCGTTCATTGTGACCAGAACCATGTTGTGGCTCTTCGTCTTCCCGGAGTTTCACTTTCCGGTCAGCTTCCGGTGGGTGTTTTCGGGAACTTGACCAAGCTCAAGACTATTAGTCTTCGCTACAATGCGCTTACCGGAGAGCTTCCGGAGGATCTTAAGGAGTGTAGGGTGCTGAGGAATGTTTATTTGCAGGGAAATGGATTTTCCGGCGAGTTGCCGGAATTTCTGTTTGGGCTTGGGAGTGTTGTGAGGTTAAATTTGGGGGAGAATAATTTTTCTGGGGAGATTTCAGATGGGTTTAATAGGATGACCCGGTTGAGGACTTTGTATCTTGAGAGGAATATGTTTTCGGGTTCAATTCCGGATCTTGGGAAATTGAGGCCTCAtttggaacagtttaatgtttCGTTTAATCGGCTTAACGGCTCGATTCCGGAGAGTTTAAGGGAAATGCCTCTGAGTTCTTTTCTTGGGAATAATTTGTGTGGTAGTCCTTTGAAAGAGTCTTGTGTGGGTAGTAAGAATGGGAGCAATGTAGATGGTGCTCTTGCGGGGATTGTGATGGGAAATGACAAGAAGGATGATAATGGGGGTTTATCGGGTGGTGCTATAGCGGGTATTGTGATTGGTTCTGTGTTTGCAGTTTTGTTGCTTCTTctggttttgtttgttttttgtcGAAAGAAGAGGAGTAAGAAGACTAGTTATGGTGATGTTGTGACAGTTAAGGAGAGTCGGGAGGCGGTGGATGTGAAAAATGGTGAGACTGATGGTGGGAAAGGGGATGGGGCTTCGGTTGCTGCAACGAGTATGAGTATGGGAGAAGTGGAGAGTGGGAATGGGGGGAAGAAGCTGGTGTTTTTTGAGAATAGTGTGAGGAAGGATAAGGTGTTTGGTTTGGATGATTTGTTGAGGGCTTCTGCCGAGGTTTTGGGTAAAGGGACGTTTGGGACAGCGTATAAGGCTGTTTTGGAGGGAGGGATTGTAGTGACTGTCAAGAGGTTAAAGGATGTGATTATTTCCGAGCAAGAGTTTAAGGAGAAGATTGAAGCAATTGGAGCTATGGATCATGAGAATTTGGTTCCTCTTAAGGCTTATTATTATAGTGTCGATGAGAAGCTTCTAGTGTACGATTATATGTCGATGGGGAGTCTATCTGCAAGTCTTCATG GAAACAAAGGAGCTGGTAGGACTCCTTTAAATTGGGAATTCAGGTCTAAGATTGCTCTCGGAGCTGCCCGAGGCATTGAATACCTGCATTCTCAAGGTCCCGATATCTCCCATGGCAACATTAAATCATCAAACATCCTCATCACCCAGTCCAACGATTCTTGTATCTCAGATTTTGGACTAGCCCGCCTTGTCGGAGCCTCAGCCAGTCCCACCCGTATTGCTGGTTATCGGGCCCCTGAGGTAACCGACTCTCACAAAGTCTCTCAGAAGGCTGATGTGTATAGCTTTGGTGTATTACTTCTGGAACTTCTAACTGGAAAAGCTCCCACTCACACCCTCTTAAATGAAGAAGGTGTAGATCTTCCTAGATGGGTACAATCAACAGTTAGAGAGGAATGGACTGCAGAAATATTTGATATTGAGCTCCTCAGATCCCAGGACAGCGAAGAAAAAATGGTTCAGTTATTGCAGCTAGCGATAGATTGTGCAGCCCAGTTTCCTGATCAGCGGCCTACAATGTCAGAAGTTACCAAGCAGATTGAGGCGCTATGTCAAACACAGGTTCTTGAGACTCAAAATCCAGAGCCTTGA
- the LOC108212671 gene encoding uncharacterized protein LOC108212671 codes for MDLYQIPDLVRCRFLAASLRERAQQWFQKLGEGVISSWVDMQRMFMTQFQAATKYVPPVTTLANVKQRDNESLTAYFKRFNQESMGVTGASDETLKNFLITGLKVSTDFWKHLQGKDPSNLSELYAAAESFKKVEQSLAENQKEIAKSRGKRKDHTPSLEPKGRGRSPARIHMASDRRNWSPPRQPGTYTPLVASAEHIYAVTKDKAPFRKPQPIPYNVARDKKKYCDFHESAGHNTADCRHLKEEIEELLRAGYLTEWVKKYRMDHPPERRARGRSPEDKDDEKPNDTQFVREGSIRSIFGGPYIGGGS; via the coding sequence ATGGACTTGTATCAAATCCCGGACCTCGTAAGGTGTAGGTTCCTTGCGGCAAGTCTGAGAGAAAGAGCTCAGCAATGGTTTCAGAAACTAGGGGAAGGTGTGATCTCTTCTTGGGTAGACATGCAACGAATGTTCATGACGCAGTTTCAGGCCGCAACCAAATATGTTCCACCGGTCACCACCTTGGCCAATGTCAAGCAGCGGGACAACGAGTCCCTGACCGCATATTTCAAGAGATTTAACCAGGAGTCTATGGGAGTTACAGGAGCGTCAGACGAGACCTTGAAAAATTTCCTTATCACTGGCTTGAAGGTCAGTACTGATTTCTGGAAACATCTCCAAGGGAAGGACCCGTCCAACCTGTCAGAGCTGTACGCAGCAGCTGAGTCCTTCAAGAAGGTAGAGCAGTCACTCGCCGAAAACCAAAAAGAGATTGCTAAGTCGAGGGGTAAGAGAAAGGACCATACCCCTAGCCTGGAACCAAAAGGGCGCGGCCGTTCCCCAGCAAGGATACACATGGCGAGCGATAGAAGAAATTGGAGTCCCCCAAGACAACCAGGCACGTACACCCCTCTCGTGGCTTCAGCCGAACACATATACGCAGTAACCAAGGATAAGGCCCCTTTCCGAAAGCCGCAGCCTATTCCCTATAACGTTGCCAGAGACAAAAAGAAGTATTGTGACTTCCATGAATCAGCCGGGCACAACACCGCGGATTGCAGGCACCTTAAAGAAGAAATCGAGGAGCTACTCAGGGCAGGCTACTTGACAGAATGGGTAAAGAAATACAGAATGGATCACCCGCCGGAAAGGCGCGCCCGGGGGAGGTCACCAGAAGACAAGGATGACGAGAAACCAAACGATACCCAGTTTGTGAGGGAAGGTAGTATTAGGAGCATATTTGGAGGCCCCTACATAGGGGGAGGTAGTTGA